The Anaeromyxobacter diazotrophicus genome contains the following window.
GAGATCGAGGCGCTCGTGCCGGCGGTCACGGCGGCGCTCGCCCGCAGCCGGTTCGGGATGGACGCGGTGACGCGCGCGGAGGCGGTGGTGCAGCGGACGCGCGCGGCGCTGGAGGCGGGCGACGCCGGCCAGCTGTCGGCGCTGGAGGATCAGCTCGAGCGCACGCTGCAGCTCTTCCGCGGGCTGGCCGGAGAGGCCGGAGGGCCCCGGGCGTGAGCGTCGCCGAGCTGATCGAGGAGGGGATCCGTGCCTACACGCGCGGAGACCTCGCCGCAGCGGAGCGGCGCTGGCGCGAGGCGCTGGCGCTCGCGCCGGGCGAGGAGCGGACGCTGTCGTACCTGGCGCTGCTCGAGGCTCCCCCGGGCGGCGCGGCGGCGCCCCCGGCCGGCGCGGTGCCGCTCCCGGCGCCCGCCACCGCCACCCCGGCGCGCGCCGCCGGGCGGGCTCCCGGGGCGCGGGCGCCCGCCGCGCCGGTGGCGCTGCCCGCGCCACCCCGCCCGCGCGACCCGTTCGCCCATCCGGACGCGCACGCCAGGCGCACCACGCTCGAGGCCTACGCGCCCCCGGCGCGCGCCGATCGCCCGACGCTCGAGGACTACGCCCGCTCGCCGTGGGAGGCGGAGGCGGCCGAGCCCGCGCCGGTCGTGATCTCGGAGGGCGGCGGGCTCGACCTGGCGAGCGTGGAGGAGCAGTCCGGGGTCTACCCGCTCGTCCCGCGGAGCTCCGCCGCGCCCGCGGCGGCGGGACCGAGCGAGGTCGACGTCTGGCTGCAGGGCGCCCGGGAGCTGTTCGAGCTGGGCGACTTCTCCGGCTCGCTCGAGCTCATCGAGCGCGTGCTGAAGGTCCACCCGACCCACGCCGAGGCGCGCGAGTACCTGGCGCACAACGAGGCCACCCTGATCGCGCTCTACGAGTCGAAGCTCGGCCCGCCCGGCGCCATCCCCCGGCTCGCCATCAGCCCGGAGGAGGTCACGTGGCTCTCCCTCGACCACCGGGCCGGCTTCCTGCTGGCCCAGATCGACGGGACGGTGAGCTACGAGGACCTGTTCGCGCTCTCGGGGCTGCCCCGGCTCGACACCGCCCGCATCCTCGCGAACCTCCTGCAGCAGGGCGTGATCGGCTAGCCCGGCGCGCCCCGCCCCCGGCGCGCTGGAACCGCGCGCGCTTTTCTGCTAGGTCGCACACCCATGAGCCGGATCTACAAGTCGCTCCCTCCCAAGGGCACGCCCATCGGCATCGCGTTCAGCGGCGGCCTCGACACCCGCTGCGCCGTGGCCTGGATGTCCGAGCAGGGCATGGCGGTCCACGCCTACACCGCCGACCTGGCGCAGCCGGACGAGGCCAACCCGGCCGAGATCCCGCCCATCGCGCTGCAGCACGGCGCGGTGAAGGCGCGGCTCGTCGACTGCCGCGAGGCGATGGTGCGCGAGGGGATCACCGCCATCCAGTGCGGCGCCTTCCACCTCTCCGCCGGCGGCAAGAAGTACTTCAACACCACGCCGCTCGGCCGCGCCGTGACCGGCACCGCCATCGTGCGCGCCATGCGCGAGGACGGCGTCCACGTCTTCGGCGACGGCTCGACGCACAAGGGCAACGACATCCAGCGGTTCTACCGCTACGGCCTGCTCGTCGACCCCGAGCTGCGCATCTACAAGCCGTGGCTCGACCAGAACTTCGTGACCGCCTTCGGCGGCCGCAAGGAGATGAGCGAGTACCTCGTGCGCCGCGGGCTGCCCTACAAGATGGCGACCGAGAAGGCGTACTCGACCGATGCCAACGTCCTCGGCGCCACCCACGAGGCGAAGGACCTCGAGCGGCTCGACTCGAGCATGCGCATCGTGCACCCGATCATGGGCGTCGCCCACTGGCGGCCGGAGGTGCAGATTCCCGCCGAGGAGATCACCATCGGCTGGGAGCAGGGCCAGCCGGTCGAGATCGACGGCAAGCGCTTCTCGTCGCCCTACGAGCTCTTCCTGGAGGCGAACCGCATCGGCGGGCGCCACGGCCTCGGGATGAGCGACCAGATCGAGAACCGGGTCATCGACGCGAAGAGCCGGGGCATCTACGAGGCGCCGGGGATGGCGCTCCTCCATCTCGGCTACGAGCGGCTCCTGTCCGCCATCCACAACGAGAACACGCTCGACCTCTACTTCACCCTGGGCCGCCGCCTGGGCCGGCTCCTCTACGAGGGCAAGTGGTTCGACCCGGAGGCGCTCATGCTGCGCGGGGCGCTCACGAGCTGGGTGGCGCCGGCCGTCACCGGGTCGGTCAAGGTCGAGCTGCGGCGCGGCGACGACTGGACGATCGTGGCCACCAAGGCCGAGTACATGAGCTACGCGCCCGAGAAGCTGTCGATGGAGCGGGTGGAGGAGCCGGCCTTCACGCCCGAGGACCGCATCGGCGCCCTCGAGCTGCAGAACCTGAACGTCGGCGACAACCGCGCGCTGCTCATCCACCACCTGGAGGCGGTGCGGAAGCTCGGCGCCGGGCCGGGCGGCCCGAGCCTGGGCGCGCTGCTCGGGACGGGCGAGGACGACGAGGCGTAGGGACGGGGGCGGCCCGGCGCGCGCCGCCTCGGCCTAGGCGCGCCCGGAGTCGCCCGCGGCGAGGCGGGCGGCGTCGAGCACGAACACCGGCTGCTTCGCCGCGGCCCAGCGCGCGGTGCGGGTCACGAGGGCCGAGCCGAGCCGCGAGGCCTCGAGGGGGTCGTCGCCCTCCACGAGCGTCAGGTCGGTCACCGCCTCCGCGCGGTCGACGATGGCGACCGCCGAGCGGCCGCCGCCGGCGATGGCCACGCCGATCTCCCGGTGCTGCGCGCGCACCACGTCACGGAGCTGCTCGAAGAGCCGCACCAGCTCGGCGAGGAGCCCCTGGCGCGCGCGCTCCAGCACCTGGAGCGCCTCCTCGGCGCGCCCGCCGGTCCGGAGCGCCGCCACCTCGTCCGCCAGCGCGTGGATGGCGGCGTGCGGCTTCTCGAAGCGCTCGAGCTCACCGCGCAGCACGGCGTCGTCCGTGCGGAACGCGTAGTACCACTGCCCGAACTTGCACTTGCGCGGGTCGGTGGCGAGCCCGAACGCCCGGTCCTCGCGCACCGAGGCCGTGAGCTCGGCGAGCCAGCGGAGGTGATCCTGCTCGCGGTCGCGGAGGAGCTGCAGGAGCTCCTCGAGCGCCGCCGTGGCCGAGGGGAGGCCGAGGCAGACGCGCAGATCGACGGCGGGCAGGGTCCCGGCCCGGAGCGCCGCCACGCCGCGCTGGTGCGGGCGTGAGCCCGGCAGCCGGTGGATGGGCGGCAGGACGAACATCTCCTGCACCGCGCCGGCGTCCAGCGCGACGAGGTGGGGCCCGACGCCCAGGATGCAGAAGCGGGCGCCGCGCGCCGCGGTGGCCCCTTCGGGGGAAGAGTCCTGGGTCATGGTTTCCTCGCAGGCGGGCGTGAGTCGCCCGGCGGCCGAGGGTGCGAGCGACGTGCCGCGCCCGGCCCGCGCCCCGCGGGCGCGGCGCCGCGGCGCGCGTGACTCAGGGTGTGTCTGGACCATCCCGAGGACGCGGGACGCCCGTCCTGGTGCGCCGTGCCGCCGCGGTGGCCTACGGCCTCACCACCGCCGTCCAGGTCCCCTCGACCACCGTCCGGCCGCGCTGGTTCACGCTGACCGTCCGCACGGTCAGGAAGGTCATCCCGGCCTTCTCGGAGAGGTCTGCGATCTCGCCCGAGGTGTCGATCACGTCCCCGGGCCGCACCGGGTCGCCGAACGTGAAGGCCTGCTCGCCGTGGACGAGCCGCACCAGGTCGAGGCCGAGCGCCGGGTCGGCGCAGGCCTCCGCGAACGGCTGCATGGCGAAGCGGACGCAGAAGGTGGGGGGCGCGATGATCCCCCCGTGCCGCGAGGCGCGCGCGGCGGCCGCGTCCACGAAGAGCGGGTGAGGGGGCTCCGGCGGCTCGCCGGCGAACACGCGGCCGGGCACGCCGCCCGCCACCGTCACGGCGAAGTCGCGGATCTCCTCCAGGCCCACCGTGTAGCGGTACGGACCGTAACGGCGGCCCACGTGCGCGCGGCCCGTCACGGCGCCTCCTCCTCGACGAGCGCCTCGGCCTGGGCGCGCGCGAGGACCTCCTCGCCGCGCTGGTTGGTGGCGGTCACCGCCACCCGGATCCGCCGCCCCTCGACCGCGACGCAGCGCCCCTCGAAGCGGAGGGTGTCGCCCGGCTTCACCGGCCGGGCGAAGCGGGCCGAGAGCGCGGTCACGCGCCCCGGATCGCCGAAGTAGCGCAGGCAAGCCTCGGCCAGCCAGGCCATGGTGCACATCCCCTGGAGGATGGCGCCACCCTGGCCGGCCAGGCGCCCGATCTCCGGGTCCACGTGGATGGGGTTGAAGTCGCCGGAGACGGCCGCGTAGTAGACGGGCCGGTAGCGATCGCAGCTCCGCGTGAGCTCGAAGACGTCGCCGGCCTTGAACTCGGAGAGGGGCTTCACGGGTCCTCCTCGCGCCGCGGCGGGGCGCGGCCGGCCTACCGGGGCGGGCGGTCGAGCGGGTCCTCGAGCTCGTCCCGCGCCGGCGGTCGCGGCGGCGCGGCGTAGTAGCCGCGCACGAACTCGATGAGGCGGTCGAGGTAGCTCGTGATGGGCGGGCAGGAGAGCCCGGTCCCGGCGAGCAGCTCGAGCTGGTGGCGGCAGTTGTAGATGGCGAGGTGGTTCACGAGCCGGATGGCGTTGCGGTGCGGGCGCACCAGCCGCTCGAGGAGCGGCAGCCCCAGCACCGCCTCGACGGCGCGGTGGGGCAGGGTGACGGAGGGGAGCGCCTTGCCGGCCCGGGCCGCGATGAGCTCGTAGACGGTCCGCGCCGAGAGCGGGGAGGGATCGACCAGGTGGACGGTCTTCCCGACCGCCGCCGGGTGGGCGCCGATGGCGAGCGCGGCGTCCACCACGAAGTCGACCGGCACCACGTTGAGCGGGGCCACCCCGTCGCCCGGCAGCGGCAGGGGGACGCCCAGCGGCGAGGCCACGAGCAGGATGGCCAGGTAGTACGGACCGTCGAAGCGATCCACCTCGCCGGTGCGGGAGTCGCCCACCACGATGCTGGGGCGGTAGACGGTGGCGGGCAGCTCCGGCATGGCGCGCCGCACCAGGCGCTCGGCCTCGAACTTCGAGCGCTCGTAGGCGTCGTGGAAGCGCTGGCCGTGCTCCAGCTCCTCCTCCAGGATCACGCCCTGCCGGTCGCCCGACACGTACGCGGTGGAGAAGTGGTGCAGCCGCGTCAGCCGCTCCGCCGCCCGGGCCAGCTCGAGCACGTGCCGCGTGCCCTCCCGGTTCACGGCGCGGAGCGTGTCGGCGTCGGCGCCGAGGTCGTAGACGGCCGCGAGGTGCCAGATGGAGGTGAGCTGCCCCTCCAGGCGGCGGTACTCCTCGCCCGACAGCCCGAGGTGCATCTTGGCCACGTCGCCCTCGAGCACCTCGCCGGCGATCCCGAGCGCCGCCAGCTCGGCCCGCGCGGCGGCGGCGTGGGGCGGGCGGGTGAAGAGCACCAGCCGGTCGCGCGACGGGTCGAGGCGCTCGGCCAGGCGGCGCACCAGCCGCCGGCCGATGAAGCCTGGCCAGCCGGTGACGAGGACGACCTGCCCGCGCTCCCCCATGCCGAGGGTCAATAGCGCGGCGCCGCCGCGTTGGGAAGCCTTCGGGTGAGGCCCGCCCGCAGATCCGAGAGCAGCCGCGCCGCCTTCCCCGCCAGGGCGGCCGGCGCGCCGTCGTTCGCCACCACCGCGTCGGCGCGCGCCGCCTTCTCGTCGAGCGGCGTCTGCGCCGCGAGCCGGGCCTCGGCCTCCGGGCGCGAGAGGCCGTCGCGCGCGGCCAGCCGCCGGAGCTGGACCTCCCGCGGCGTCCACACCACCACCACCAGCTCCACCTCGCGCTCGAGCCCCGCCTCGTAGAGGAGCGGCACGTCGTAGAAGGCGAGCGGCTCCCCGCGCGCGGCGAGGCGCGCCAGCTCCTTCCGGAAGAGCGCCCGCACCGTGGGGTGGACGATGGCCTCCAGCCGCGCCCGGGCGGCGGGGTCGGAGAAGACGCGTGCCGCCATCCGCCGCCGGTCGAGCTGGCCGTCCTCGCCCAGGACCTCCGCCCCGAACGCGCCGACCACCGCCGCCAGGCCCGCCGACCCCCGCGCGACCGCGGCGCGCGCCAGCTGGTCGGCGTCCACCACCGGGGCGCCCAGCGCGCGCAGCTCCGCGGCGAAGGTGCTCTTGCCGCTCGCGATGCCGCCGGTGAGGCCGATGACGCGCACGTCCACCCCTCGCGCGCGCCGCCCTAGGGCGACGGGGCGGCCTTGCCCGCCACCGGCTTCTCCCCGGCGAGCGGCTTGAAGCTGATGGCCTCGACCGTCCCCTCCTTGCCGAAGTAGACGGTGATCCCGGTCGGCTTGTACATCCACACGGTGCGGAAGTCGTCGGTGAAGGCCTTCTGCGACGGCTTGCCGTAGGTGCCCTCCACCGTCTCCTTGTCGAGCGCGTTCACCGGGAAGACGACCACCTCCACCACCACCCCGTCGTCGCGCGCGAAGAACTGCGCCTGGCGCGTGCCGGAGATGGCCTGGTCGCCCTTGTAGACGAGCGCGTTGCGGCCGGAGAGCTTGCCCTGCGTCGAGGGGGGCCCGAAGCGGGAGGTCACCTCGGACTCGGTGGTCGCGCCGGGGGTGACGCCCTGCCAGCCGCGCCCGGAGGCGAGCGCGGGGGCGGCCCCGGAGACGACGGCGAGCGCGACGAGGAGGCGGAGGAGGAGCATGAGGCATTATACTCCCGCGCCCGTGCTCCGAGCCCTCGCGCTGACCGCCCTCCTGCCCGCGCTCGCCGCCGGCGCCGACCTCATCGGCGCCGAGACGTGCAAGGCCTGCCACCCCTCCGCCTACGAGGCCTGGAAGGACGGCCCGCACGCGCGGGCGACGGCCAGCCTCACCGAGGCGCAGCGCCAGGATCGCCGGTGCACCTCCTGCCACGCTCCCGACGCCGACAAGGGCGCGAGCGGGGTCGGCTGCGAGACCTGCCACGGCGGGGGCCGGGTGTACGCGCAGGCCTACGTCATGCGCGACCGCGAGCTGGCCCGGGCGGTCGGGCTCGTCGAGCCCGGCGAGAAGACCTGCCTGGCCTGCCACACCGAGTCGGCGCCCAGCCTGACCCGGTTCGACTACGCGCACAAGCTGCCGCTCATCGCCCACGGCCGCGAGCCGGCCGAAGGTGCCCGTCGCCGCGGGCACGGAGAGTGAATCGTGGCCGGTAAGGTGATCTCCGCCGAGTTCGTGAAGACGGCCACGAAGCGCGACGAGTGGCCCCTGGAGCCGTGGCCCGAGATCGCCTTCGTGGGCCGGAGCAACGTCGGGAAGTCGTCGCTCCTCAACGCGCTCGTCCGGCGCACCGGGCTGGCGCGGGTGTCGGCCACGCCGGGGCGGACGCAGGCGCTCCAGTTCTTCAAGGTGCTGCGGCAGGACTCGCCCAAGGCGCGCCCGCGCGCGCTGGCGCTGTGCGATCTGCCCGGCTACGGCTTCGCCAAGGTCCCCCAGGCCGAGCGCGATCGCTGGGCGGCGATGATCGAGGACTACCTCCGGGAGCGCAAACGGCTGGTGGCGGTGGTGCTCATCGTCGACGCCCGGCACGAGCCGCCCGAGAGCGACCGCGAGGCGCTGGCCTTCCTGCAGGCGCACGGCCGGCGCGTGCTCGTCGCCGCCACCAAGATGGACAAGCTCCCGAAGAGCCGACGCTTCGCCGCCGCCCGCGGCGCGGCGCTGGCGCTCGCGCTCGCGCCGGACGACGTCGTGCCGTGCTCGGCGGTCGAGGGCACCGGCACCGACGCGCTCTGGACGCGGCTGGGCGCGCTCGTCAAGGAGAGGGCCTCGCCCGGCGAGGACGAGGCCCCTCCGGCCCCCTGAGCGGCGCCGGGCCTAGGAGATCCGCGAGGACGCGCCCTCGCCGTGCTCGCCGGCGACGCGCTGTCCCAGCTCGTCCGCCATCCGGCTGCCGCGGCTCCGCAGCGTCCCGGAGAGCTGGCTGCGCATCTCGGCGCCCGGCTTCGGCGCGAACATCACGCCCAGCCCGGCCCCCACCAGCACGCCCACCGCGAACAGCCCGAGCCCCGTGAAGAAGTCGCTCGTCGGCGTGTGCTGCTCCAGGCCGAGGCGGTGCAGCACGTCGTCCCGGTCCATCCCCTTCACCGCCTTCTTGATGTCCTTCCAGCGCAGATCCGACACGTCGCTCCACGTCATGGCTTCCCCCTCGTTTTGAGCCCTCAGCTACGCCTGCGCGGCCGGCGCCCTCGCGCCCAGGTCGGCCGCCACCCCGCGGAGCCGCTCGCGGACACCCGGCACGAGCAGGGCGCCCAGCGCCGCGCGCGCCATCGGCCGGGTCAGCTTCGAGAAGAACCCGCCTCCCGCCACGTAGCCCGCGAACACGCCGAGCGCGAGCATGGGGTAGGGGCGCTCCTGGACGCGCTGCCCCAGCCCTTCGAGGATCTCCTGGATGTCGAGCCGCGCGCCGTCCGCCATGCCGAACCCCCTCGATCTCCGCCCGGCGCTCAAGCTGCGCACGCCCGGCGCGACGCGCTAACGCACTTCGGTGGTGACCCCCTGGGTGGCGACGGGGCGGGCCGGTGGGGGCCGGCGGGCCGCGGGCGCGAGCTCGAGGTCCACCACGACCGGCAGGTGGTCGGAGGCGAGGCGGGCGAGCCGGGTGTCGTGCACCGAGCAGCCGAGCACGCGCACCGCCGATCCCACGTACGCCCGGTCGAGGCGGACCAGCGGGAACGCCGACGGGAAGGTGGCGCGCGGGCTCCCGGCGGCGAGCGCCGCGTCGGCGAGCTGGCGCCGGATCCAGCGCGGCACGGCGGACCGGCTCGACCACGCGTTGAAGTCGCCCAGCAGCACGAGCGGGTAGGCGAGCGCGGTGTCGCGCAGGATGTCCGCCGACAGGAGCTGCGCCGCCTGGCGCCGCCGCTCGCGCCGGTCGAGCCCGAGGTGGACGTTGAAGACGTGCAGCGCGCCCGCTCCGAGGTCGACGTCGGCCCGCAGGCAGCCGCGCTTCTCCCGGCGCGGGACCGAGAGGTCGTAGCTGCGGGTGGCGGCGATGGGGTGCCGCGAGAGGATGCAGTTCCCGTAGGGATAGCCGCCGCGCAGCTCGGTGAGGCCGAAGGCCTGCGCGAGGCCGGTGAGGCGGGCCAGCGTCCCCGCCGGATCGAGCAGCTCGCCCGGCCCGCCCAGCGCGCCCACCTCCTGCAGGCCGGCCACGTCGGCGCGCGTCTCCTCGATGACCAGGGCCACCCGCTCCGGATCGGCGCGCCCGTCCCGGCCGCGCATGCCGTGGATGTTCCACGACAGGACCCTCACGGTGCGCTCCCGCGCCGCGCCGCCGCCGCGCCGCGCTGGCCGGGGGCGCGCCGCGGCGTGCGGTAGGCCTCGTCGAAGAGCCGGTAGAGGGCGTCGGGGCGCACGGTGTCGCCGAAGCGGAGGGCGCAGCCGGGCGGGTGGACGAAGAAGGTCTCGAGCTCCTCGGGCGCCACGCCGCCGTGCGAGCCGAACTCCCAGGCGTAGGCCACCGGGACCTGCCCCTCGCCGCGCCAGCCGAGGACGACCAGGTCGCCGGCGTGCGGGAGGGAGACGAGGTCCGCCAGGTAGCCGGCGAGCAGCGCCGGGTCGGGGTGCGGCAGCCGCGCCACGTCCGCCGGGAGCGCGAGGTCGAGCTCCTCGCCCCGCGCGAGCGCCACCCCGCGCCGGCCCTGGCGGGCCACCACGATCCCCACCGCGCGCGACTCGCGCAGCGCGGAGAGCACCCCGGGGTGGCGCCGCCGCACCGCCTCGAGGTCGATGGGGGCGCGCTCGTCGGTGAAGTAGACGTGGGCGAGGTCGCCCGCCTCCGCGGTCACGACGCGGTCCAGCCGGGCGAACCCGAGGGCGTGCCCGATGACCCCCCGCTCCAGTCGGTCGAGGCCGCGGCCCAGGCGGACGCGCAACGCGGCGGGCCAGGTGGAGAGCGCGGCCCGCACGGCGCGCGTCTGCGCCAGCCGGACCGCCTCCTCGCCCCCGAGCCGCCGCGGCACCGCCACGCCGCCGTCGGCGAGCGCCAGGTACTCGGGCAGGGAGAGGCCGGTGAACGACTCGAAGGGCTTGGTGGCGACGTGCCCGTGGTCGGAGAAGACGTAGACGTCGTAGCGCAGCGACGGCACCGCCTCGGCGGCGGCGTAGACGGCGGCCAGCGCGAGGTCCATGGAGCGGAGCTGGGACACGGCCTCGGGCGCGTCGGGCCCGCGCCGGTGCGCGAACTCGTCGTAGCCGAGCAGGTCGCAATAGACGATCGGGACGCCGCGGGCGACGTCGATGAGGATGCCCTCCACCGCCAGCTCGCGCATGAGCGCCCCGACCAGCAGCCGGTGGAGGAGGAAGCGCGGCTCGTGCTTCAGCCGCCCCAGCGTGAGCGACCAGGCGGCGCCCTGCCACAGCCCCAGCGCCAGCTCGTGCGCCGCCCGGCCCGCCGTGCGCGCCGCCGTGACCGTGTGGACGAGGGCGCTCGCCAGCGCGTCCCAGCCGGAGAAGCCGCCGGCGAGCTCTTCCAGGCCGTACTCGCCGGCCAGCCCCGAGAGGCAGAAGTGCGGGAGCGCGGCGCCGCCGCTGAAGATGGAGAAGTACGACGTCCCGCCCTCGAGGAGCGGGCGGTGGCGCTCGGAGAGGCTCGCCTCGATGGCGGCGGCGTCGGAGGCGCGGTCCATCCGGATCTCGCGCCCGCTG
Protein-coding sequences here:
- a CDS encoding cytochrome c family protein is translated as MLRALALTALLPALAAGADLIGAETCKACHPSAYEAWKDGPHARATASLTEAQRQDRRCTSCHAPDADKGASGVGCETCHGGGRVYAQAYVMRDRELARAVGLVEPGEKTCLACHTESAPSLTRFDYAHKLPLIAHGREPAEGARRRGHGE
- a CDS encoding FAS1-like dehydratase domain-containing protein, yielding MTGRAHVGRRYGPYRYTVGLEEIRDFAVTVAGGVPGRVFAGEPPEPPHPLFVDAAAARASRHGGIIAPPTFCVRFAMQPFAEACADPALGLDLVRLVHGEQAFTFGDPVRPGDVIDTSGEIADLSEKAGMTFLTVRTVSVNQRGRTVVEGTWTAVVRP
- the argG gene encoding argininosuccinate synthase codes for the protein MSRIYKSLPPKGTPIGIAFSGGLDTRCAVAWMSEQGMAVHAYTADLAQPDEANPAEIPPIALQHGAVKARLVDCREAMVREGITAIQCGAFHLSAGGKKYFNTTPLGRAVTGTAIVRAMREDGVHVFGDGSTHKGNDIQRFYRYGLLVDPELRIYKPWLDQNFVTAFGGRKEMSEYLVRRGLPYKMATEKAYSTDANVLGATHEAKDLERLDSSMRIVHPIMGVAHWRPEVQIPAEEITIGWEQGQPVEIDGKRFSSPYELFLEANRIGGRHGLGMSDQIENRVIDAKSRGIYEAPGMALLHLGYERLLSAIHNENTLDLYFTLGRRLGRLLYEGKWFDPEALMLRGALTSWVAPAVTGSVKVELRRGDDWTIVATKAEYMSYAPEKLSMERVEEPAFTPEDRIGALELQNLNVGDNRALLIHHLEAVRKLGAGPGGPSLGALLGTGEDDEA
- a CDS encoding SDR family oxidoreductase, with the translated sequence MTLGMGERGQVVLVTGWPGFIGRRLVRRLAERLDPSRDRLVLFTRPPHAAAARAELAALGIAGEVLEGDVAKMHLGLSGEEYRRLEGQLTSIWHLAAVYDLGADADTLRAVNREGTRHVLELARAAERLTRLHHFSTAYVSGDRQGVILEEELEHGQRFHDAYERSKFEAERLVRRAMPELPATVYRPSIVVGDSRTGEVDRFDGPYYLAILLVASPLGVPLPLPGDGVAPLNVVPVDFVVDAALAIGAHPAAVGKTVHLVDPSPLSARTVYELIAARAGKALPSVTLPHRAVEAVLGLPLLERLVRPHRNAIRLVNHLAIYNCRHQLELLAGTGLSCPPITSYLDRLIEFVRGYYAAPPRPPARDELEDPLDRPPR
- the coaE gene encoding dephospho-CoA kinase (Dephospho-CoA kinase (CoaE) performs the final step in coenzyme A biosynthesis.), whose protein sequence is MRVIGLTGGIASGKSTFAAELRALGAPVVDADQLARAAVARGSAGLAAVVGAFGAEVLGEDGQLDRRRMAARVFSDPAARARLEAIVHPTVRALFRKELARLAARGEPLAFYDVPLLYEAGLEREVELVVVVWTPREVQLRRLAARDGLSRPEAEARLAAQTPLDEKAARADAVVANDGAPAALAGKAARLLSDLRAGLTRRLPNAAAPRY
- a CDS encoding alkaline phosphatase family protein translates to MRLRGTKARVDDALARLAGPGVRHVLRPLSERGRLRPGPLESGRRLLLVQLDGVSRRRLEWAMDAGHMPFLARRLRRGESGLASARGGVPASTPAFQAGLLYGVSPSVPGFVWYDRRSGREIRMDRASDAAAIEASLSERHRPLLEGGTSYFSIFSGGAALPHFCLSGLAGEYGLEELAGGFSGWDALASALVHTVTAARTAGRAAHELALGLWQGAAWSLTLGRLKHEPRFLLHRLLVGALMRELAVEGILIDVARGVPIVYCDLLGYDEFAHRRGPDAPEAVSQLRSMDLALAAVYAAAEAVPSLRYDVYVFSDHGHVATKPFESFTGLSLPEYLALADGGVAVPRRLGGEEAVRLAQTRAVRAALSTWPAALRVRLGRGLDRLERGVIGHALGFARLDRVVTAEAGDLAHVYFTDERAPIDLEAVRRRHPGVLSALRESRAVGIVVARQGRRGVALARGEELDLALPADVARLPHPDPALLAGYLADLVSLPHAGDLVVLGWRGEGQVPVAYAWEFGSHGGVAPEELETFFVHPPGCALRFGDTVRPDALYRLFDEAYRTPRRAPGQRGAAAARRGSAP
- a CDS encoding CZB domain-containing protein encodes the protein MTQDSSPEGATAARGARFCILGVGPHLVALDAGAVQEMFVLPPIHRLPGSRPHQRGVAALRAGTLPAVDLRVCLGLPSATAALEELLQLLRDREQDHLRWLAELTASVREDRAFGLATDPRKCKFGQWYYAFRTDDAVLRGELERFEKPHAAIHALADEVAALRTGGRAEEALQVLERARQGLLAELVRLFEQLRDVVRAQHREIGVAIAGGGRSAVAIVDRAEAVTDLTLVEGDDPLEASRLGSALVTRTARWAAAKQPVFVLDAARLAAGDSGRA
- a CDS encoding endonuclease/exonuclease/phosphatase family protein, whose translation is MRVLSWNIHGMRGRDGRADPERVALVIEETRADVAGLQEVGALGGPGELLDPAGTLARLTGLAQAFGLTELRGGYPYGNCILSRHPIAATRSYDLSVPRREKRGCLRADVDLGAGALHVFNVHLGLDRRERRRQAAQLLSADILRDTALAYPLVLLGDFNAWSSRSAVPRWIRRQLADAALAAGSPRATFPSAFPLVRLDRAYVGSAVRVLGCSVHDTRLARLASDHLPVVVDLELAPAARRPPPARPVATQGVTTEVR
- a CDS encoding MaoC family dehydratase, translating into MKPLSEFKAGDVFELTRSCDRYRPVYYAAVSGDFNPIHVDPEIGRLAGQGGAILQGMCTMAWLAEACLRYFGDPGRVTALSARFARPVKPGDTLRFEGRCVAVEGRRIRVAVTATNQRGEEVLARAQAEALVEEEAP
- the yihA gene encoding ribosome biogenesis GTP-binding protein YihA/YsxC, producing MAGKVISAEFVKTATKRDEWPLEPWPEIAFVGRSNVGKSSLLNALVRRTGLARVSATPGRTQALQFFKVLRQDSPKARPRALALCDLPGYGFAKVPQAERDRWAAMIEDYLRERKRLVAVVLIVDARHEPPESDREALAFLQAHGRRVLVAATKMDKLPKSRRFAAARGAALALALAPDDVVPCSAVEGTGTDALWTRLGALVKERASPGEDEAPPAP
- a CDS encoding YtxH domain-containing protein; this encodes MTWSDVSDLRWKDIKKAVKGMDRDDVLHRLGLEQHTPTSDFFTGLGLFAVGVLVGAGLGVMFAPKPGAEMRSQLSGTLRSRGSRMADELGQRVAGEHGEGASSRIS